From the genome of Gopherus evgoodei ecotype Sinaloan lineage unplaced genomic scaffold, rGopEvg1_v1.p scaffold_56_arrow_ctg1, whole genome shotgun sequence, one region includes:
- the LOC115643300 gene encoding olfactory receptor 52R1-like: protein MSDSNTTDFTNSSNFILLGIPGLETAHIWISIPFCTMYAIAILGNFTILFVVKMEQRLHAPMYYFLCMLAITDLVLSTSILPKMLSIFWFNSREIEISACLAQMYFIHCFSVIESGILMAMAFDRYVAICDPLRHSTTLANPMVVKIGLAVALRGSMLILPYPLLTKQWPYCKTNIIPDTHCMHIAVVKLACADTHISSYYGLFVLFCVKCLDMICIAVSYTQILRAIFSLPTQDARLKAFGTCSSHLCSILAFFIPALFSSLTYRFGKKVALHFRVLIGNVNLLVPPTLNPIIYGVRTKQIRDSLLQLFTHKRT, encoded by the coding sequence atgtcagattccaacacaactgACTTCACCAACTCCTCTAatttcatcctgctgggcattcctggcctggagacaGCCCatatctggatctccatccccttctgcaccatgtacgccatagccatcttggggaacttcaccattcTGTTCGTCGTGAAAATGGAGCAGAGACTCCATgcccccatgtactatttcctctgcatgctggccatcaCCGACTTGGTCCTATCCACGTCCATcctgcccaaaatgctgagcatcttctggttcaattccagggagatcgaGATCAGTGCCTGCCTCgcccagatgtacttcattcactgcttctcggTAATAGAGTCTGGGATTCTCATGGCTATGGCTTttgatcgctatgtggccatctgtgaTCCCCTCAGACATTCCACCACCTTGGCAAACCCCATGGTGGTGAAGATTGGACTGGCCGTGGCACTGCGTGGCAGCATGCTTATACTACCCTATCCCCTCCTGACAAAGCAATGGCCATATTGCAAAACCAACATCATCCCCGACACACACTGCATGCACATAGCCGTGGTGAAGCTGGCTTGCGCCGATACCCACATCAGTAGTTACTATGGCCTCTTTGTGCTATTCTGCGTAAAGTGTCTGGATATGATTTGTATTGCCGTGTCCtatacccagatcctcagggccatcttcagcctccccacacaggacgCCCGGCTCAAGGCTTttgggacctgcagctcccacctctgtTCCATCTTAGCCTTTTTCATCCcagctctcttctcctcccttacGTACCGGTTTGGCAAGAAAGTGGCCCTGCATTTCCGTGTTCTCATTGGCAATGTGAACCTCCTGGTGCCCCCCAcactaaaccccatcatctacggtgtgaggaccaaacagatccgggACAGTCTGCTCCAGCTCTTTACTCATAAAAGGACCTAA
- the LOC115643270 gene encoding olfactory receptor 52R1-like gives MYIIAVSRILTILFIIKRERSFHAPMYYFLCMLAITNLVLSTSMLPKMLSTFWFNSREIDFSACLTEMYFIHLFSVMESGILMAMGFDRYVAICDPLRHCTVLAYHVVAKIDLAVVLLGGMIILPYLILTRQWPYSETNIRPDTYCAHTAVVKLACADTCISTYYGLFVLFFVKGLDMFFVALSYTQILRAIFSFLTKDAWLKTFGTCSSHLCSILAFFISALFSSLTY, from the coding sequence ATGTACATCATAGCTGTCTCGAGGATCCTCACCATCCTGTTCATCATAAAGAGGGAGAGGAGCTTCCATgcccccatgtactatttcctttgCATGCTGGCCATCACCAACCTGGTGTTGTCTACATCCATgctgcccaaaatgctgagcaccttctGGTTCAATTCGAGGGAGAtcgatttcagtgcctgcctcaccgagatgtacttcattcacttgTTCTCGGTGATGGAGTCTGGGATCCTCATGGCCATGGGTTttgatcgctatgtggccatctgtgaTCCCCTCAGACATTGCACTGTCCTGGCATACCACGTGGTGGCCAAGATTGACTTGGCTGTGGTGCTGCTTGGTGGCATGATCATACTGCCTTATCTCATCCTGACAAGGCAGTGGCCATATTCTGAAACCAACATCAGACCCGATACATACTGTGCACATACAGCTGTGGTGAAGCTGGCATGCGCTGATACCTGCATCAGTACTTATTATGGCCTCTTTGTGCTATTCTTTGTAAAGGGTCTGGATATGTTTTTTGTTGCCTTGTCCtatacccagatcctcagggccatcttcagctTCCTGACAAAGGATGCCTGGCTCAAGACCTttgggacctgcagctcccacctctgtTCCATCTTAGCCTTTTTCATTTcagctctcttctcctccctcacaTACTGA
- the LOC115643297 gene encoding olfactory receptor 52R1-like, protein MSDSNTTDFTNPSTFILLGIPGLEAAHVWISIPFCIMYAIAMLGNFTILFIVKREPSLHVPMYYFLCMLVITDLVLSTSILPKTLSIFWFNSREINFSACLIQMFFIHCFSVMESGILVTMALDRYVAICHPLRHSTTLANPVVAKIGLAVVLRGIMLILPYPLLARQWPYCKSNIIPDIHCTHIAVVKLACADTHITNYYSLFVLFCVRGLDMFFIAVSYTQILRAVFSLPTQDARLKTFGTCSSHLCSILAFYIPALFSSLTYRFGYNVALHFHVLIGNVSLLVPPMLNPIIYGVRTKQIQDRLLWLFSHKDI, encoded by the coding sequence atgtcagattccaacacaactgacttcaccaacccctccaccttcatcctgctgggcattcctggcctggaggcggcccacgtctggatctccatccccttctgcatcATGTACGCCATAGCCATGTTAGgaaacttcaccatcctgttcatcgtGAAGAGGGAGCCGAGCCTTCATGTGCctatgtactatttcctctgcatgctggtcATCACTgacctggtcctgtccacatcCATCTTGCCAAAAacactgagcatcttctggttcaattccagggagatcaatttcagtgcctgcctcatccAGATGttcttcattcactgcttctcagtgATGGAATCTGGGATCCTCGTGACCATGGCTTtggatcgctatgtggccatctgccaccccctgagacattccaccactCTGGCAAACCCAGTGGTGGCTAAGATTGGCCTGGCCGTGGTGCTGCGTGGCATCATGCTCATACTGCCCTATCCCTTACTGGCGAGGCAGTGGCCATATTGCAAAAGCAACATTATCCCCGACATACACTGCACGCACATAGCAGTGGTGAAGCTGGCTTGCGCCGACACCCACATCACTAATTATTACAGCCTCTTTGTGCTATTCTGCGTCAGGGGTCTGGATATGTTTTTTATTGCTGTGTCCtatacccagatcctcagggccgtcttcagcctccccacacaggacgCCCGGCTCAAGACTTttgggacctgcagctcccacctctgttccatcttagccttttacatcccagctctcttctcctccctcacaTACCGATTTGGCTACAATGTGGCCCTGCATTTCCATGTTCTCATTGGCAACGTGAGCCTCCTGGTGCCacccatgctaaaccccatcatctacggtgtgaggaccaaacagatccagGACAGGCTGCTCTGGCTCTTTTCTCATAAAGACATCTGA